Proteins found in one Artemia franciscana chromosome 13, ASM3288406v1, whole genome shotgun sequence genomic segment:
- the LOC136034289 gene encoding NADH dehydrogenase [ubiquinone] iron-sulfur protein 6, mitochondrial-like gives MLSLEDFSCSLFKSADITSHTGQEWEDSDRRLARFTDKPKQINEKFAINLIAEVPPKIVKERIVSCNGGGGALGHPKVFINLDKPGPKACGYCGLRFVKEEDHHH, from the exons atgcTGAGC TTAGAAGATTTTTCCTGTAGTCTTTTCAAGTCTGCTGATATTACATCACACACAGGGCAG GAATGGGAAGATAGTGATAGACGACTGGCAAGATTTACTGACAAGCCTAAGCAAATTAATGAAAAGTTTGCAATCAATCTAATTGCTGAGGTGCCACCCAAAATAGTGAAGGAAAGGATAGTTTCGTGTAATGGAGGTGGTGGAGCCCTTGGTCACCCTAAAGTATTCATAAACCTT gatAAGCCTGGCCCTAAAGCATGTGGGTACTGTGGTTTGAGGTTTGTTAAAGAAGAAGATCACCATCATTGA